One Nomascus leucogenys isolate Asia chromosome 22a, Asia_NLE_v1, whole genome shotgun sequence DNA segment encodes these proteins:
- the CRISP2 gene encoding cysteine-rich secretory protein 2 — translation MALLPVLFLVTVLLPSLAAEGKDPAFTALLTTQLQVQREIVNKHNELRKAVSPPASNMLKMEWSREVTTNAQRWANKCTLQHSDPEDRKTSTRCGENLYMSSDPTSWSAAIQSWYDESLDFVYGVGPKSPSAVVGHYTQLVWYSTYQVGCGIAYCPNQDTLKYYYVCQYCPAGNNVNRKNTPYQKGTPCASCPDNCEKGLCTNSCQYQDLLSNCDSLKNTAGCEHEILKEKCKATCLCENKIY, via the exons ATGGCTTTACTACCGGTGTTGTTTCTGGTTACTGTGCTGCTTCCATCTTTAGCTGCAGAAGGAAAG gatCCTGCTTTTACTGCTTTGTTAACCACCCAGTTGCAAGTGCAAAGGGAGATTGTAAATAAACACAATGAACTAAGGAAAGCAGTCTCTCCACCTGCCAGTAACATGCTAAAGATG GAATGGAGCAGAGAGGTAACAACAAATGCCCAAAGGTGGGCAAACAAGTGCACTTTACAACACAGTGACCCAGAGGACCGCAAAACCA GTACAAGATGTGGTGAGAATCTCTATATGTCAAGTGACCCTACTTCCTGGTCAGCTGCAATCCAAAGCTGGTATGATGAGAGCCTAGATTTTGTCTATGGTGTAGGACCAAAGAGTCCCAGTGCAGTTGTTGGACATTATACTCAG CTTGTTTGGTACTCGACTTACCAAGTAGGCTGTGGAATTGCCTACTGTCCCAATCAAGATACTCTAAAATACTACTATGTTTGCCAATATTGTCCTGC TGGTAATAATGTGAATAGAAAGAATACCCCTTACCAAAAAGGAACACCTTGTGCCAGTTGCCCTGATAACTGTGAGAAAGGACTATGCA CCAATAGTTGCCAGTATCAAGATCTTCTAAGTAACTGTGATTCCTTGAAGAATACAGCTGGCTGTGAACATGAGATACTCAAGGAAAAGTGCAAGGCTACTTGCCTATGTGAGAACAAAATTTACTGA